In the Fusobacterium simiae genome, GACATGGGATCTAAACATATTGAAGAAATTGTAACCTTTCCTTGTGATTTTTGTTTTTCTTCTGGGATTAGCCCTGTTCTCAATTCAATAGGTAAATCATGAGGATTTTCAACATAATGAGTGTAACCTTTACGAGTTCCCCAATTTATAATAACAACTCCAAATATGATTCCTCCAACTATACCGACAGTTGCGCAAGTATTTCCAAAGTCAATCATATTAGGAACACCTAAATCTTGAAGAGCATTTCCAACTGCAATTGCTGTTCCATGCCCTCCATAAAAACCTGTTGCCATCATCAAACCGAACTGTTCTGGAAGATTAGGATAAATATATTTTAATAAATACATTGTTACTAACATTCCAACTGCATATTGTAAAACTGCAATTCCAGTTATATTAAAAAACATTCCTCCTATTGCAGAATTTGATGTTGATTCTTTGTCTGGTTTATCTCCAATCGGAGTTGAAGCAAATATTACTATGATTAAAACTGCAGCATAAGTTCCAAAACTTGAAGATAATTTTAATATATTGTAACCCTTAGGTCCTAAAATCAAAGCTATAAATCCTGCTATTAATGCTGAAGGTATTAATAATTTTTGAAAAATTTTAATTTTAGCTCTTAGTATTTGTCCTATTAATAATAGAACTGCCATTATACATATGTCATTAAATACATCCCATATTGCTTTAGTCATTGTAAGTTGCATAGAATCCTCCTTCAAATTTATCCTTTATAATAAGGTAGTTGTTCATCAAATCTTTCTTTATTATTTTTATACCAAGCACATAAATGTTTTATTGTTTCTTTAGCTTTAGATAGAGAAGCTAAATCTGAATTAAAACCTTGATGTGGTTGAACATAAAAATTTTCACTAAGAGCTAAGGCTTTTTCTTCTATTTCCTTAGCCGCCTTTAAATCTTCATTTTTAGTTTCTATTTCATTCTTTAAAAACTTTGAAAACACAGATTCATTTGAAAAAACATCTAATGCAATTCCACCCAATGTACCATCTTTATAGTATTTTAACAATATGCTTTCAGGTGCTATTTCTCCTCTTGTTACATTTATAAAAATTAAACCTTTTTTTGCCATTAAAAATTCAATATCTGAAAAATAATCCACATTATAAAATTTACTATTTGGATTTTTAGTTAAATTCATAACATTAACAATAACATCACTATTTTTCATAGCTTTTTCTTTTGTTACAAAGTTAAAAATATCTCCAAATTCTTTTTTTAATTCATCTTCTCTAATATCAACAGCTTGTGTAGAAAAACCATTTATTTCTAATAATTCATAAATTTTCTTTCCAATTTTTCCTACTCCAAATACAGTTGCAACCCTATTTTTATTTATTTCAATAAAAGATGAGATATTATTTCTTTCAAAATTTTTTGTCTTTGATGTATACTCATTTAGTTTTCCACAAGTTGCATAAACAAACTTTATAGCTGTTTGTGCCACTGCTTCAACACAATATTCTCTTAAAGAAGTCAAATTAATTTTATCTTGTAAATGTTCAAAATGATCATAGCCTGCACTTCTAGTTATTACACTTTTCTTTTCACCCATTAAATATTCTAAAGGTAAAATAGAATGAGTTTTGGTTGTAATAATATTAGGTAACTTTGTATTAGGATATTCTTCTAAATAAGTTTGTAAATTTTTTTCTGTTATTAAATAATTTAAATTTTTTGGTAAAAGATTATTTTCTTGTGCTTTTATTGTTTCTGTTTTTAAATGTTCAGCTTCTTTTCCTAAAGCTTCAAAATGTATGATATCGTAGCTCATAAATCCTCCTAAAATTTTTAGTTTATTTTAGGGACAAAATATGATATAATTTGACTTGCTTAGGGTATGATTATATCATATCTGTCCCATTTTGTACTTTGTGCAAAGTGGGATTTTTTATTTTAATGCTTCCCATAATTCCTTTATTATAATGTTTTTGACTATATTTTTAAAAAACATATTCCCTCCTTTCGTTCTATAATATAGAACTTAGTTTGTTATTGTTGACTATAATATACACCTTCTTAATTTTTATGTCAATATTATTTTATAAAAATACACATTATTTTGAAATATATCATAAATGTAATATATATCAATTATAAATATTGAAAATATTTATTTAAAATGATAGAATAAATAATATAGATTTACAAATCAAGGAGTAACAAATAAAATGATAAAAAGTTTAAATAAAGCTATTGAAATATTAGAGCTATTAAAAAAATTTCCTTCTGGGTGTAGTTTATTACAGATTTATACTACTCTTGGAATTCCTAAAAGTACAGCTTATGGTTTACTTCAAACATTGCTTTCTAAAATGTATATTTTAAAAGATGAAAATTCACTTTATAAACTTGGACCAGCTCTTATTTTTTTAGGAAAAGTTGCAGCAACACAAAATAAACTTCAAGATATTGCTTATCCAATTCTAAAAAACTTAACTTCAGAAATAAAAGTAGATTCTTTTTTAATGATTCCAACTGGATATAAAGGTTGTGTACTTGAAAGATTTGATGGTGAACAAAGTATAAAAATTATAGAAAGATTTGGAAATGAATTTTTTTTACATTGTGGAGCAACTAGAAAAGCGATACTTGCTCATAAATCAAAAAGTTTTATTGATGAATATATTAAAAATGTGATTGAAGATAAGAAAAACAAAATAAGTTTAACTGCCAAGGAATTAGAAAAAAGCTTAGAAAAAATAAGAGAAGAAGGAGTTGCCGTTTCATATGGAGAATATGCAAAGGGAACTATTGGAGTGGGAGCCCCTATTTATGATTACAATAATAATGTAGTTGCTTCTATTGGGATAAACCTTCTTGAAAGCAATGAATTAACTGATAAAAAACTAGAAGAGTATAAGAAAATTATAAAAGAGAAAGCTGAAGAAATTTCAAAAAGTATGGGTTCATCTAAATAAAGTAAATAAAAAGGAAGTGTAAAAAATTATAAGTTATAGAAAAAATAAATTTACAGATTTTTTACACTTTCTTTTAAATATTGTATTAATTTCTTTAATGAATTTCTTTTTCCTTAGAATCTCTTAAAAGTCCAAATTGAATTGTTATACAAGTTGTTATTATTAATGCAAAAATATAGAAAGAATATTTTAAAACTTCTAATGGAGATACATCTACTAAGGCTGTAATCATAAGCATTCCTCCATCATAAGGAGTTAAGGCTATAAATGCACAGGCAAAAATATCAATAAGACTTGCTAATCTTTTTGGAACAATATTATATTTTTGTCCTATTTCCTTTGCAATAGGAGCTGTAATAATTATAGCAATAGTATTATTTACTAAGGCTGCTGATAAAAGTCCTGAAATTAAACTTATTCCATACTCTGCATTTTTTCTATTTTTAATTTTTGAAGTTATACTATTGACAAGCCATTCTATTCCACCATAATATCTAACTAAGCCTATTAAACCAGAAATAAGAATTGCAAAAATAGTAATACTAAACATATCTGACATTCCTTCTCCAATAGCACCTACCCAATCAAAAAAGTTAATATTTCCTTCCAATATTCCTATAATACCTGTCATCGCTATTCCTAAAATTAGAACCCCTGAAACATTGAATCCAATTAAAGCAGTTATTAAAACTATTATATAAGGGAGAACTCTAATAATATGAAAATTATGTTCACCAGTTATACTTCCATCTCCACCCATAATACCATACATAATTGCAGCAAAGATAGCTGCTGGAAGTGCAATAAAAAAGTTCATTTTA is a window encoding:
- a CDS encoding sodium/glutamate symporter; this translates as MQLTMTKAIWDVFNDICIMAVLLLIGQILRAKIKIFQKLLIPSALIAGFIALILGPKGYNILKLSSSFGTYAAVLIIVIFASTPIGDKPDKESTSNSAIGGMFFNITGIAVLQYAVGMLVTMYLLKYIYPNLPEQFGLMMATGFYGGHGTAIAVGNALQDLGVPNMIDFGNTCATVGIVGGIIFGVVIINWGTRKGYTHYVENPHDLPIELRTGLIPEEKQKSQGKVTISSICLDPMSFHIGLVLLASVIGILLSDYFKLFTAKLGYAVSIPAFCTALLAGFLLNSILNKTKTAKYVDRFSISRIQGVATDFLMVSGIGSLNLSVVLDYAGPLLIVCTIGFIVTWLWFIYVGGKSSPRDWFERNMMCWGHATGVAATGVLLQRIVDPDLKSRGIEDSGISDLFNRPLIIGLQVIPPIVMSVFPIIGGHIVTWVILGIVIFMWLIAWKLKWWIPSLKLKKYR
- a CDS encoding Na+/H+ antiporter NhaC family protein codes for the protein MKSDLKEKKYGAISFLPLVVFLVLYIGSGIFFTLMGAEGAFKKFPRHVALLAGIVIALLMNRGMKLEKKIDIFSESAGNPGVILIGLIYLLAGGFQGAAKAMGGVESVVNLGLTFIPSVFLVPGVFLISCFISTSIGTSMGTVAAMAPIAIGVAQTANLNIPLTAAAVIGGAYFGDNLSMISDTTISAAKGVGSEMKDKFKMNFFIALPAAIFAAIMYGIMGGDGSITGEHNFHIIRVLPYIIVLITALIGFNVSGVLILGIAMTGIIGILEGNINFFDWVGAIGEGMSDMFSITIFAILISGLIGLVRYYGGIEWLVNSITSKIKNRKNAEYGISLISGLLSAALVNNTIAIIITAPIAKEIGQKYNIVPKRLASLIDIFACAFIALTPYDGGMLMITALVDVSPLEVLKYSFYIFALIITTCITIQFGLLRDSKEKEIH
- a CDS encoding NAD(P)-dependent oxidoreductase, translated to MSYDIIHFEALGKEAEHLKTETIKAQENNLLPKNLNYLITEKNLQTYLEEYPNTKLPNIITTKTHSILPLEYLMGEKKSVITRSAGYDHFEHLQDKINLTSLREYCVEAVAQTAIKFVYATCGKLNEYTSKTKNFERNNISSFIEINKNRVATVFGVGKIGKKIYELLEINGFSTQAVDIREDELKKEFGDIFNFVTKEKAMKNSDVIVNVMNLTKNPNSKFYNVDYFSDIEFLMAKKGLIFINVTRGEIAPESILLKYYKDGTLGGIALDVFSNESVFSKFLKNEIETKNEDLKAAKEIEEKALALSENFYVQPHQGFNSDLASLSKAKETIKHLCAWYKNNKERFDEQLPYYKG
- a CDS encoding IclR family transcriptional regulator — translated: MIKSLNKAIEILELLKKFPSGCSLLQIYTTLGIPKSTAYGLLQTLLSKMYILKDENSLYKLGPALIFLGKVAATQNKLQDIAYPILKNLTSEIKVDSFLMIPTGYKGCVLERFDGEQSIKIIERFGNEFFLHCGATRKAILAHKSKSFIDEYIKNVIEDKKNKISLTAKELEKSLEKIREEGVAVSYGEYAKGTIGVGAPIYDYNNNVVASIGINLLESNELTDKKLEEYKKIIKEKAEEISKSMGSSK